GCGATCGCCACCAAATGCTTCAATGTTATTTTGAACCCATTTTAGAGCTTCCACACAATCTTTCAAGCCGTAATTTCCTTGCGCTGCTTTATCgttcgttgaaaaaaatccgAGAAATCCCAAACGATAATTGATTGTTACTATAACGACTTCTTCCTCCATGAAAAATTCAGGTCCATAATATTCAGAATCGCCAGAGCCACTTTTAAATGAGCCACCATGAATCCAAAACATCACTGGAAGTTTTTCCTTAGACTCAAGTCTTGGGACATAGACATTCAAAAAGAGACAGTCTTCTGATCCAGTCACAGATTCACTGAACATTTGTTGACCAATGCAATTTGAACCGTGCTTTGTGGCATCTCGGGTTCCTGCCCATCCAGGATGGGGCTGGGTATTTCTTAGTCGAAGGTCGCCAACTGGAGGCTTAGCGTAAGGGATACCTTTgaacgaaagaaatttttggccGGCATCTGTTGTTTCTTCTGTACCTCGGACTTTTCCTCCATGATTTAATGTAACAACGAGCTCGTCatctgatttaaaattttcgtgagGAAAGGAATTAACGTTTAATATCCAGATAAATAGgcaaaatattgttaatttgAACATTGTCTTAGACGATAAGAAGATCAAAAGTGGGTTCTAGTCGATAGTTACtggtatttataaattttatgagcaAACAATGACAGATTATTTAGATAAGATAAGggattgtcaaattttttgagtgatGGATAAGCCTGACAAAAATCtgcatttaaaaaagtgtaaaattaaaaaaaacttgagaaaaatagcaaattcaaaaaaatactaattgatttaattttaaaaggcttaaaaaaatttaaaagcaaattaaatttttttctcaaaaatcggACGGATCgaaagtttaatgaaaaatttaaaataataaaaaaatatgaattattttgtaaaatatgcaaaaaaattaagttttgcaaaataaaattgatttcaaaagactcaaatttgcattaaacGAAACTTCCTTTATTTGTTttctcgataaaaaaatatacgaattTATAGGCACATATTTTTGCCAGGCTTAATAatgaataagaaaataaattttattttgatatattaATATGGATTGTTATTCCACTTTTGATCCATTTCCTTCCACATTGTCATTCTTCTTCCAAATGGATGAATTTTTGGCTGTAGTTCTTGTCCGATGTCCATGTATTCATGATTAAATTGAACTGTTTGCCACTTTACTGGAATCAACGAAGTTCTTTTCGGCGTTGGATGACCATATTTACTGAAATCTGTCCACATTTTCACTACACGTTGTCTCACTTTTTCAGTTGGACTACCTTTTGGAGGGCACGACAACTTTGCCATGGTCCACATATATCCCATGTCATCGGAGTGACAAACACCATCGTAATctgttaataaatattgctGTTTGTGCCAACTTAGGGTGCCATCGAAGGAAAATACGTATTGAAACACtggagatttttgttttttggcaTGCAAACTGGCTGTTTTGTAGGCAGAATACTGAAAGGCTCGATCagaattaaattcaacaaattccAAAATGTCAGTTATCTCcgttttgttgttaaaatacGTTTTTCGAATGTTGTAAATGATGTCTCTAGCTGCTTCACTGTTTGGTTCAATAAACCAAAGATAGGGTATTAGAAAACTTGGATCgtcattgtattttttaagtaagttTGGATTTAATCTGTGATAATGAATTTCCGAAAGAAATTCTGCATCCGTTGCGCCAAGAATGATTGGaactttgttaaattttcctttttgaagcatttttatCGGGGTCTCAGATAAAAATCGTGGCTCTTTTGAGTCTTTTGGTTCGACAGACGGTACAAATGTAAGAGGAAGATATAAAGTTTGTAGATTTTCTAGGCTAATTCCAATTGTTGCAAATACTTTGGGATCTGAAATAGCACGAAATTGTTCCACAAGATCTTTAGATGAATTGAACGTGATATTTAACGTGTTTGCGGCATCAAACGCTTGTTTTCTGGGAAACGGTTGGTGACCCCATGAATTTAAAGCTGTGCCAGATTGAGAGATAGCGCCATGAAAAAGTCCCTTAGCCATTGGAGACAGAACGAGATAATGAACGGCTGCTCCACCAGCAGATTGTCCAAAAATTGTCACTCGATTGCGATCACCGCCAAATGCTTTGATGTTCTTTTGAACCCATTTTAGAGCTTCGACACAATCTTTTAGGCCGTAATTTCCTTGAGCAGCTTGGTCgttcgttgaaaaaaatccaagaagGCCCAAGCGATAATTTATAGTGACAACAATAACTTCTTGCTCTACAAGCATTTCAGGTCCATACAAATCAAAGTCGCCAGATCCACCATAAAAGCCGCCTCCATGAATCCAAAACATCAcaggatattttttgtttggattGATATTTGGTGGTGTGTAAACGTTTAAAAAGAGACAGTCTTCAGAACCAACGACGTCGATCCTCAAGAAAGCGGGAATCTGGACACAAACGTTTCCATGTTCGGTAGCATTACGAATCCCATGCCAACCTGGATGTGGTTGGGGATTTTTGAAGCGAAGTTTTCCTACTGGTGGTGTAGCATAAGGAATGCCTTtgaaggaaaataattttttggtcgaCGTTGGAGCAAGCAGTATTTCTTCGCCACGTACTTTTCCGCCGTGATGTAAGGTCACGATGAGGTCTCTATTTCTTTCGTAACTTTGTTGAGGCAACGAATTGGTAagtaaaaccaaaaataatagaataattATTTGTCTTAACATGTTGAAAGTTCAAGTAGAAATAAACCTAGAAttcttattcttttatttatatcaaaCGAGGATAagatcaatcaaaaatttcagacAAAGTCTAATTGTttacaaacaaatttattgacCTTTTGTATCAGTCAACTTTAAACGCGTAATTTTACCAATTTGCATTggaacaatattattttttacacgcaatatttttaaaacaattttttcaaagcttgAATTTTACTGTGcattgttatatttttgatcCATTTCTTTCCACATAGCCATTCGTTGGCTAAAGGGATCGATTTTTGGTATCAATTCTTCTCCAATTTCCAAAAACTCTTGATGGTTTCGAACTTTTGGCCACTCTACGGAAATTAATTCAGTAACATTAGGCGTTGGATGTCCGTATTTACTGAAATTTGCCCACATTTTTACCATTCGCTTTCTCACTTTTCTTGCTGGATCAGTTGGCATGATAAGGGGCGCTTTggaatttttccacaaatatCCCATATCATCAGAGTGCATAGCGCCATCATATTCGGTAagtaactgaaattttttgtctaagtTTAAAGAGCCATcgtatgaaaaaatgtaaaaaaatacgggAGCTGTTTGTTTTCTAGCATGCATCTCTACTGTTTTATAAATTGAGTATAAAAATACTCGATCGGCACCAAATGTACGAAATTCGATTATATCATTAATTTcggttttatcattaaaatacgTTTTTCGAATATTGTTAAGTATATCGTCTGCTGCTTCAGTGTTTGGTTGAATGAACCACTCATCAGGCAGTAAAAGACGAGAAtcgttattatattttaaaagaaaatctgGATCTTTTCTTTGCGCGTCATGAACCAGGAGCATTTCTTCATTCGTGGCGCCAAATATGCATGGAACCTTGTTAAAATCTCctctttgaagaattttcaacGGTGTGTCTGGCAAAAATCGGGGTTCATCGGAGTCCTCTGGCTCAACAGACGGCTCAAAAGGATAAGGAATGAATCCTGGAAATAGATCTGGATTTGTCATCGATTCTGCAATGACTGCAAACTCATATGGATCTTTAAAGTCGCGAAGTTGATCTACCAGATTTTCCGTTGAATTGAAagtaatatttaacaatttagcAGCTTCAAAAGCGATTGTTCTTGGATATGGCTGAAAGCCCCAAGCATTCAAGGCTGTGCCAGATTGTGAAATGGCCCCATGAAAAAGTCCTTTGGCCATTGGAGATAAAAGAAGATAATGAACCATACCTCCACCAGAAGATTGTCCAAAAATTGTTACACGATTCCGATCACCTCCGAATGCTTCGATATTATTTTGAACCCACTTGAGCGCTTCTACGCAATCTTTCAATCCGTAATTTCCTTGTGCTGATCGATCGTTGGTAGAAAAGAATCCAAGAAAGCCCAAACGATAATTTATAGTGACAACAATGACATCCTCATTGACCAAAAACTCCGGTCCTTGCTTGGCTGAGTCTCCAGATCCTGTTACATAGGCCCCTCCATGAATCCAAAACATTACGGCATATTTTTTAGTTGGATTTAGATTTGATGGCGTATAAACGTTCAAAAAGAGACAGTCCTCAGAGCCTTgtagtttatttaattgtacGCAGATATTACCATGCTTTGTTGCGTTAAGAATGTTTGTCCAACCGGGATGAGGTTGGGGACTTCTGAACCGAAGTTTTCCCACTGGTGGTTCGGCATAAGGAATacctttgaatgaaaaatattttttatccgaATAGAGTCCAATAGATTTTTTCTCGCCACGAACTTTTCCACCATGATGTAAAGTTATGATTAAATCCTCatcgtttatttttcgtgaatgTGCCAAAGAATTGGCAATTAATACCAAAACCACCACTAAAACTATTTGTCTCAACATGATGAGAGCTCAAaacgaattgaattgaaaacaaagttacgctaaaaaacaaaatcgtATAGACTTTAGATGattagattaatttattttgtttttttttatcatagatatttaattttttgacatgtttatttcaaaaaatgattgatcagtgattgaaaagttaaaattaatatataatacaattttaatcataaatcaATACGACTTatcaaatttgtgattttgcaAGTTTAATTTGCGTTGCAATCTCAACATGTTAAgactaataattttattggtgCTTTCGGTGTTAGTTGCCAATTCCTTGGCACATCAAAGAAAATCAGTCAATGAAGATTTGATTATAACTTTACATCATGGTGGAAAAATTCTTGGCGAAAAGAAGTCTCTTTCATTAAATtcggacaaaaaatatttttccttcaaaggCATTCCTTATGCCGAACCACCAATGGGAGAACTTCGCTTTAGAAGTCCTCAACCTCATCCAGGATGGAATGGAATTCGCAATGCAACAGAACATGGCAATATCTGCGTGCAATTTGGTAAATTGAATAGCTCTGAAGACTGTCTCTTTTTGAACGTTTATACGCCATCAAACCTTAATCCAACTGAAAAATATCCTGTGATGTTTTGGATTCACGGAGGAGCATTCAACGGTGGATCTGGAAATTCCATGTTCTATGGACCGGAATTGTTGGTCAAAGAAGACGTTATTGTTGTCACCATAAATTATCGTTTAGGATTTCTCGGATTCTTTTCCACTAATGATCGATCGGCACAGGGAAATTATGGATTGAAAGATTGCGTTGAAGCGCTTAAGtgggttcaaaaaaatatcgaagcaTTTGGCGGTGATCGGAATCGCGTAACAATTTTTGGACAATCTGCTGGTGGAAGCATGGTTCATCATCTTATTTTATCTCCAATGGCTAAAGGACTTTTTCATGGAGCTATTTCTCAATCAGGCACAGCCTTAAATGCTTGGGGCTTGCAACCATATCCACGATCTGTCGCATTTGAAGCTGCTAAACTGTTAAATATTACATTCAATTCAACGGAAAATTTGGTAAACCAACTTCGCGACATTCAAGATCCATATCAGTTTGCAGTTGTTGGAGAACTGCTCGAAGATAAAGAACAAATGGCAGGATATCATCCTTATCCTTTTGAGCCATCAGTTGAACCAGAGGACTCCGATGAACCCCGATTCTTGCCAGATACaccgttaaaaattcttcaaagtgGAGACTTTAATAAAGTTCCATGTATTTTTGGTTCTACGGATGACGAAATGCTAGCTGTAATTGACAAACAAAGAAAAGATCCTGACCATCTTTCACTATATAACAACGATCCAAATCTTTTACTGCCATATGAGTTTTTTATTCAACCTAACACTGAAGCAGCAGAAGATATCCTTAACAATATCCGAAAAACGTATTTCAACGGTCAAACGGAAATCAATGATATAATGGAGTTTCTTAAATTTGGTGACGATCGAGTATTTTTATACTCAATTTATAAAACAGTAGAGATGCATGCTAGAAAACAAACAGCTcccatattttattacattttttcatatgatggCTCTTTAAACTTGGGCAAAAAATTATCGTCACTTTCCGAATACGATGGCGCCATGCATTCCGATGATCTAGGATATTTGTGGAAATTGTTACAAATGCCCGCACCTATTAAGCCAAGTGATCCAGCGAGAATAGTAAGACAACGAATGGTAAAAATGTGGGCAAATTTCAGTAAATACGGACATCCAACGCCTAATGTTACTGAATTAATTTCCGTAGAGTGGCCAAAAGTTCGAAACCATCAAGAGTTTTTGGAAATTGGAGAAGAATTGATACCAAAAATCGATCCCTTTAGCCAACGAATGGCTATGTGGAAAGAAATGGaccaaaaatataacaatGCACAGTAAAATTcaagctttgaaaaaattgttttaaaaatattgtgtgtaaaaaataatattgttccAATGCAAATTGGTAAAATTACGCGTTTCAACGTTAACTGATACAAAAGGTCAATAAATTGGTTTGTAAACAATT
The sequence above is drawn from the Culicoides brevitarsis isolate CSIRO-B50_1 chromosome 1, AGI_CSIRO_Cbre_v1, whole genome shotgun sequence genome and encodes:
- the LOC134837440 gene encoding juvenile hormone esterase-like, whose protein sequence is MLRLIILLVLSVLVANSLAHQRKSVNEDLIITLHHGGKILGEKKSLSLNSDKKYFSFKGIPYAEPPMGELRFRSPQPHPGWNGIRNATEHGNICVQFGKLNSSEDCLFLNVYTPSNLNPTEKYPVMFWIHGGAFNGGSGNSMFYGPELLVKEDVIVVTINYRLGFLGFFSTNDRSAQGNYGLKDCVEALKWVQKNIEAFGGDRNRVTIFGQSAGGSMVHHLILSPMAKGLFHGAISQSGTALNAWGLQPYPRSVAFEAAKLLNITFNSTENLVNQLRDIQDPYQFAVVGELLEDKEQMAGYHPYPFEPSVEPEDSDEPRFLPDTPLKILQSGDFNKVPCIFGSTDDEMLAVIDKQRKDPDHLSLYNNDPNLLLPYEFFIQPNTEAAEDILNNIRKTYFNGQTEINDIMEFLKFGDDRVFLYSIYKTVEMHARKQTAPIFYYIFSYDGSLNLGKKLSSLSEYDGAMHSDDLGYLWKLLQMPAPIKPSDPARIVRQRMVKMWANFSKYGHPTPNVTELISVEWPKVRNHQEFLEIGEELIPKIDPFSQRMAMWKEMDQKYNNAQ
- the LOC134837439 gene encoding juvenile hormone esterase-like, with protein sequence MLRQIIILLFLVLLTNSLPQQSYERNRDLIVTLHHGGKVRGEEILLAPTSTKKLFSFKGIPYATPPVGKLRFKNPQPHPGWHGIRNATEHGNVCVQIPAFLRIDVVGSEDCLFLNVYTPPNINPNKKYPVMFWIHGGGFYGGSGDFDLYGPEMLVEQEVIVVTINYRLGLLGFFSTNDQAAQGNYGLKDCVEALKWVQKNIKAFGGDRNRVTIFGQSAGGAAVHYLVLSPMAKGLFHGAISQSGTALNSWGHQPFPRKQAFDAANTLNITFNSSKDLVEQFRAISDPKVFATIGISLENLQTLYLPLTFVPSVEPKDSKEPRFLSETPIKMLQKGKFNKVPIILGATDAEFLSEIHYHRLNPNLLKKYNDDPSFLIPYLWFIEPNSEAARDIIYNIRKTYFNNKTEITDILEFVEFNSDRAFQYSAYKTASLHAKKQKSPVFQYVFSFDGTLSWHKQQYLLTDYDGVCHSDDMGYMWTMAKLSCPPKGSPTEKVRQRVVKMWTDFSKYGHPTPKRTSLIPVKWQTVQFNHEYMDIGQELQPKIHPFGRRMTMWKEMDQKWNNNPY
- the LOC134837992 gene encoding juvenile hormone esterase-like; protein product: MLRQIVLVVVLVLIANSLAHSRKINDEDLIITLHHGGKVRGEKKSIGLYSDKKYFSFKGIPYAEPPVGKLRFRSPQPHPGWTNILNATKHGNICVQLNKLQGSEDCLFLNVYTPSNLNPTKKYAVMFWIHGGAYVTGSGDSAKQGPEFLVNEDVIVVTINYRLGFLGFFSTNDRSAQGNYGLKDCVEALKWVQNNIEAFGGDRNRVTIFGQSSGGGMVHYLLLSPMAKGLFHGAISQSGTALNAWGFQPYPRTIAFEAAKLLNITFNSTENLVDQLRDFKDPYEFAVIAESMTNPDLFPGFIPYPFEPSVEPEDSDEPRFLPDTPLKILQRGDFNKVPCIFGATNEEMLLVHDAQRKDPDFLLKYNNDSRLLLPDEWFIQPNTEAADDILNNIRKTYFNDKTEINDIIEFRTFGADRVFLYSIYKTVEMHARKQTAPVFFYIFSYDGSLNLDKKFQLLTEYDGAMHSDDMGYLWKNSKAPLIMPTDPARKVRKRMVKMWANFSKYGHPTPNVTELISVEWPKVRNHQEFLEIGEELIPKIDPFSQRMAMWKEMDQKYNNAQ